From the Cloeon dipterum chromosome 4, ieCloDipt1.1, whole genome shotgun sequence genome, the window attttttttaaatttcgcaaaaattgcattcttTGTCAATTCAGCATAGCCATGTAAAGGACTCGCTtcgcaatttatttgttataaataTGGTTTAATTTTGGACAAAAGTTGATCTTTGAAGGAACTGGAATATGATATGTTTGTACCttttgaaagaataaaattattaaagaaagaaattttcaactaagacatttcattaaatttgaattttcgtaACTCCACTCAGAGCTTAGCCATTACGttacgtttaattttttagcagtTCCTGCATGATAGAACAAAACAATCCACATGTGTATGGAGTTGTTATGAGTTCAACCAATGCTTCTCAGAGTGCATAATTTCTTGgctaaaaaatctgaaaaattgttgaaattttctacaggctttttctattttttcttaattatatgacatttttttagaaaattcggTTCATATAgccattatttcaatttatagtTATTTTGTACATCCTTTTAttagataaaaagaaaattcagaatttttttataatcactagaaaatcaattagaaaaaataaaattatcaacctAAAAGGCCAAACTTGTGCTAGCcgagaacatttttttttaatttaatacacatTTTCCAAATATGGTTGTAACTTACACCTAAAGGgatataaaattggaaaaaaattggaaaaaatattgaaaatgtcACAGAAGGAGCCCTCTCGGTGCTGCACACGGAACTCGCAGCGCCTGGCCGAGGAGGTGGAGCTAAAACTGCTCAGAATGATTACTAGAGCAAGAGCACTGCAGctgtttttgtttggaaaatcgCTGGGATGGAAATTCGCACatcatttccattttaactaatatttattcagCTGCGAGCTGCCACGACTTCAAACGGCAACCAAACTTATAGACAACACTGTAGCAGGCAGGTAAATTAatgatttcttcatttttagcgttgatttgaaatataaggcaaataataatataattattatcgaATCTCAATTTTGCTATCGTTAAAAggtattaatttgaatgttaTAACACAGATCCGTGATGCACTCGTCGATCAAAATCTCGAACCTCAACAACAGCGAGGTGCTCTCGTACCCTTTGGTGATGATCAAGGGTCAGGTCATCGAGCCCTCAGGAAGGGCCAGCGGTGTGATTACCGCCAAAATGAGCACCAGCAACCACGACTGGCCCGTGGTGAATGGTAAATTTAAGATTCTTTTGTTGCTGGAGGAAGGAATGAACAACATTGAGCTGATCTTTGAGTCCGCTTCTGTTGATTTGGATCTGAAATTCGAACCTCAAGCGAGAAAATTTGTGGTTACCCCTGTTTACATTGTCTCtaggtaaataaatatttattttcttaactcCTGCTGAAGAATTTATAATTCCAGTGGCCACGACGGAACCTTCCAGGGCCCTGAAGGCGTTGACTGCTCATTGGAAGCGGCCCTGGCGCGGATCAAACTCGGCGTTCAACTGTTACAGTCAGTCGTGGCTGAAAAGCTGTGGGAGCAAGGCCTGGGCAGACGCACCTTCAGCATCGACTGCGACCCCGTCGTCCACAGCAGCAGCCTGACGCTGGAGGAGGCGCAGAAAATGTCGCAGGACGAGCTGTGGTCCCACTACGGTCGAGATCTCGTCACGAAATGGGGCGCCGAAGAAGCTAGAAGCAGAAAATTCGTGGCTTTTCTCTCCTGCACTAGATACGAAGGGGCTGAACAGAGTCAAGGGTTGATGCACGATGACATCCTTGCCCTTACGAAAGGTCACGCTGCCCTAGGAGGAGGTGGCCTCGCTATTTTTGGCACCGGGTGTCTCCACACTTGGCCCAGACACCTGGAAGATGTGAACCTTTGCTTTGGGGACACAACAGAAGTTGATCAACAGCTTCTAATGGATGACAGTGGCTACAGGTACTGAAAGGATCATGAAAGATTTGTACTGAACGGTGTTAAAGCAGTTCTTGAATTTaagcttattaattttacctaCATTGACTGAGACAAGTATTCatagtaaaaaaaacatttaaaatgaacGCACTATTTTGGCAAAACTTAACGTAAgtcctaaatttaaaaaaaactatatttaaaacacaactaataaaataattcatattctTTTAATAacgaataatatttatgttttaacaaataaaattttaatatatggtgttataattattaaacttaaattttaattcttatattgtgtattattttgttgtttagaGGTACCTATGGTGGATGTTACTCAACAACGCTTGGAGCCGTTCTGCACGAGCTCTGTCACACTTTCGATCTCGGCCACACCAAAAAAGGCATCATGGGCCGCGGCTTCGATCGAATGGACCTGATTTTCAGTCCTGACGAGACTCAAGACACAGCAATAACTCCTCCGGCTCATCACGTGGTCGACTTCACGGTAAATCTCAAAGTGGACTGCATCACCAACGTGGAGCCCAAAATCGAGCAGAAGCAGATGTTTGGCCTGAAGAAGTCCCGCAGCAGCTCCAACAACCTACTGCTGATGGACTGCAGGGACCAAATCTACTTTACGCAAAGTTGTGCTTACATCCTGGCATTCCACAAGtataaaaactaataattatgTCTTAAAAgatcaaactaatttttcaaatcttcaGATGGATGATTGACGAGAAGATGTCCAAAACTGGTGTCATTTCTTTTGACTCAGAAaggtatttaaataaattcatcttaCGAGTGTATATTAAGATTACAATTTCCTCTTTTAGCTGGACTCTGAAATCCTCCCTTGGACTGAAAGTAATTGAGATAAGAGAGGGTGACGCCCAACTGGTATGTAACTTCTGGACATTCAGCCAAAGTAGGCTTCTCTTTGTAGTTCCTCGGTCGAATATTCCTGACAAAACCAAACCTCCTTTGATGCTTTTCACGCAAGATATtggtggaaatattttcaaatcaaatttgtccCTGTAATCTGGTCTCGGCTCCCATGCTTAATACTCGTATTTTAACCTCAGCAAATTAGTCGAAAAGGTTTTAAAGCTGGCAGCTTCTTGCTTTAAAAAGCAGCTGATGTGATATCCGTATATTGCAACGTGTGatgaaaaagttatttatgGAACAAAGATGTACTCCAAGTAGCTTTTAGCACGACTTTGATCTCTCTTTCTTCTTTCCGTTGAATTATTTAAGCTTCCAGTAAATGACAATGagcattgtttttattgaagcACAAACCTAGCAACAGTGTGGAACTATTTACAGGAAATCCATATCAAGTTGTAATCGTGTTTTCAAAATACGCAGCACAAACAAtatgccaaaataaatatatccatgaggacaaaaaatgtttaaaactttatttctgAAACTTTACGGGAAATGTGATAtcagttttttgcaaattcTCTTCGATCCATTTGTCAGCGCGTTGGTTGAGCTCTTCGTCAAATTCAGCGTGCCAGTCGCCAACTTTTCCTGCAAATAGACAAACAATTGGTTTTTTGTGTTACCTATATATTTGGCATTATTACCTCTGCGGATAAACGCTGGCTCTCCACTGTTCAGCATTCCTACCTCCCTGACAATGTCGTAATTGACTGCTGAATTGTTGCGGAAATTTCTGATGTCCAAGTGATCTGCCAGGCCTTCAATCTGCTCCTCCGACAGTGTCTTTCCGAGGAATGATGTCATGCTTCGAATCGTACTAGTCAAACTCTGGTTTTTAGAGGGAATATATGTTTTGAACTTATTGCTATTGttttgtacaaatttattttaccatgTTCATGTCTTCGTAAAACTGGAAAAGCAAATTTGGGTGGTGCCGCCTGCTCCAGCCTTCTTCAATGTGAGACCAGTAAGGCGTCCATGggtctgaatatttttattactattaatctgctattttttttgtaaaattcatcGTACGTAGGTTTCGCTCAAAGTAATCCCAGTATTTTTTGAAGTCACCTGTGTATCCCTGAGTTTTGATCAGTCTGTTGAGGTGGTAAAAAGAGACGGCGACGTCTTTCGGATTGCGAGCCACATACACAACCtggttaaatttagaaaactgGCTAGGTGCTCATCattgtatattatttaatgttatttgCGTAAGAGGAAAAGttcgtttctatttttatcctCTTCCTCCCCTGCTGTgacttcattatttttctctcatacgcatttggaaaaaaatacctaCCTTGCAGGTATCAAGTAAATGGGGCGGCAGCAGGCTGAACGGCAAGTGCGTCTTTATAAAGCGCCGGCCCTTGTGCTCCTCCAGAGCCAGATACGCCGGTTGGCTAATGATCTCCACTAGCTCTTGCTTGTAAGGGTCTCCTTCGT encodes:
- the LOC135942776 gene encoding uncharacterized protein LOC135942776 — its product is MHSSIKISNLNNSEVLSYPLVMIKGQVIEPSGRASGVITAKMSTSNHDWPVVNGKFKILLLLEEGMNNIELIFESASVDLDLKFEPQARKFVVTPVYIVSSGHDGTFQGPEGVDCSLEAALARIKLGVQLLQSVVAEKLWEQGLGRRTFSIDCDPVVHSSSLTLEEAQKMSQDELWSHYGRDLVTKWGAEEARSRKFVAFLSCTRYEGAEQSQGLMHDDILALTKGHAALGGGGLAIFGTGCLHTWPRHLEDVNLCFGDTTEVDQQLLMDDSGYRGTYGGCYSTTLGAVLHELCHTFDLGHTKKGIMGRGFDRMDLIFSPDETQDTAITPPAHHVVDFTVNLKVDCITNVEPKIEQKQMFGLKKSRSSSNNLLLMDCRDQIYFTQSCAYILAFHKWMIDEKMSKTGVISFDSESWTLKSSLGLKVIEIREGDAQLVCNFWTFSQSRLLFVVPRSNIPDKTKPPLMLFTQDIGGNIFKSNLSL
- the St4 gene encoding sulfotransferase 1C4 encodes the protein MEANANLPFEVKPVDPEINAQLLSDFTGERTGFVQIGPKKWFLPAKYQEHAAHFYNFKLRPDDIWVVTYPRSGTTWTQELVWLVANDLDYETANKIPQVERFPFLEFNIFVHEEVKAEIKALNEGDPYKQELVEIISQPAYLALEEHKGRRFIKTHLPFSLLPPHLLDTCKVVYVARNPKDVAVSFYHLNRLIKTQGYTGDFKKYWDYFERNLHPWTPYWSHIEEGWSRRHHPNLLFQFYEDMNMSLTSTIRSMTSFLGKTLSEEQIEGLADHLDIRNFRNNSAVNYDIVREVGMLNSGEPAFIRRGKVGDWHAEFDEELNQRADKWIEENLQKTDITFPVKFQK